TGAGTGATTGTTCCGTATCTGCCAGGAACGTTGCCAAAACCAGTCCTGAATGCCTGAGCTGTTCCAATTCCCATTCCTAGTCCACTCCCCGGTCTTCCAAGCCCTTGACTGAACGTACTGCTATATGGAACTGCTCCATAAGCAAGACCCACACCGTAGGGCCTGGCAGGCTGAGTGCTTGGCAGGATGACGGGGTTGACGTTCTTTCCAGGCGTGTTGAATGAGAATTCAGGAGGCGGGCTGCTGGGCTTGGCTGGGGTTGATGTTACTGGGTTTAAATCACCGGTGGGTTTCACAGGCGGCACTGCTAGGAGGCTGCTGTACTCAGACAGATTCAGCATGCCTGCTGGAAGGGGTCCAGTAGCCAGAGATGGCCTGGTCCAGTCATCCTTGAAAATCTGAACGGTTAAAGTAGAAACAAGGGTGTGCAGGCGATTGGTCACGTGGGCAAGCACCATCTGTTCATTGGCATCTCTGCGTATTCGGACGTGTACTGAgccagcctgaaaaaaaaaaacaagcaaagcaatgcacattaaaaaaaaaaaaaaaaaaaaaaaaaaaaaaaaagagtacatttGGCTATAAATCTATGTTAACTGACTGTAGGTTTAAACCTTCCAGTCTTTgccatttaaacaaatacaatacacacgttaaaataaaatatttccatttttatttccagtttgttatttgaaatgtatattgaAATACTGTGGTGTATAGTAATCCAACATGATGCAGTACAATACTTTACACGTTGAAAGAGAAAGATGATACACATAACCACCAGACACCAAGTGCCACCTATCAGTGATAAAAAGAACTGACGTTTTATCTGTAAAGTACTGTATGCATtagcacaaataataaaaagtgaacatacattttttttcctccagttttATCACATGAATAAACATTTTTCTTAATTCCCATTCCCAGCAGTGAACCCTCTCCATCTGAACATAAATGTCTAGCACTATTAGGTCATTTTTATAGCCAAATATCCAATCACATCAAATACTACTAGCACTGGAACAAGTATCCgatcaaacttatttttttctttttttttgtattcaaaagcCTGAAGACCATGTCTGTGCCCGCCAGAAATTATAATTAATAgaaatgagaaatgtgttttgccttgcactgattAACACCTTGCcacaaattatttttgtgaaaagggaaaaaacagcacacagtgtgggatcctaaataaataaatacatacatacatacatacatacatacacacaaatatatatcaacacagcagctcttggtCCCCTATTTGCTCCATAACATTTTAAGTTGAGTAGAGATTAGGATGTGCACACAACACAAATAGTTATAGACACAGTTATCTCTACATCAGCTTGCCAGTACTGTTTCAGATTTGGGATGCGAAGACATGACATAATCGCAgggcgttatatatatatatatatatatatatatatatatatatatatatatatatatatatatatataagcgttGGTTTTTTTTACCTTAAGTTCTGCATGacatcatttgtttatttgttttgtagttaattcagtggggtaaagtaaggccttaaCAATCTATTCTTAtctctgggatatttttcaactttaatacagtgttttaaataatagCTTTGATAGCATTTAGCAAATGAACAAATACTTGTATAATTGTCTAAATCTTGAACAGATATGCCaacatgaaaattccatgttcGATCCAGCACAAAAAATTACTCAAAACACTATttagtttgatatttattttttcagttgtgtaaaatgtgtaattataaCACAACACTTTTataatcgtttttttttcttagtactACAGATTTTTGtgccactgtactgtatattttcaactttaaaataagaaaatgaattttAGTATGCAATAGAAGTGATGGATGAAGTTTAAAGGCAAGCAGAGGTATCACTGATTTCACGTCTACACTATTAGAGCTAAAAAGCAAGCCATGAAAGGAAATGCAAGACGTTACTCTTATTCTCAAAGTGCCTTTAAAGCATGGGGACTTGTTTCCCTTGAAGATGATCATTTAGTAGTGAAAACCACGCTGCCTACAGGTCTGAAACAAGAGACTTCTGAAACTACCCCTGAGCATACTTTGAAAAGCTCCTGGCAGATGTACAAACAAACCTCAAGAAAGGCATTTTGTTCTCTGTTACAATATCTTGACAGCAACCCTCTGTGGGCCAGTGATAACAGGTCTACTGGATACCTGTGTTCGGAGAACAGGACACTACTGTGAAACCCTTTCTAAATTCACTGTAGCTAAAGCTCCACTAAATGAGTGATCATACATACTGCTTTTCAGTCATTACAAATACATCCAGCACAATGCAGATTGTGTGTGCTTCTTAAAAAGCTAAGAGCTTTATTTCTGCGCAATCAGGAAATAATTAGTCCAACCAATCATCCAAGAGCATTACATTTTCATTAGTCTTAGTTACACTATactttttcattagttttttttttttttttaaatatgagaaATGGTTTTGGAGGACAATGATGATTGCATGCCAAATGCACACTACCACATATTGCCTAAACAAAAGTGGCTTACTCAGTTTCATATATGGTACTCCTACTTTAAACACCTGTAAAACTGACTGGTCTTAGCTGTAAAGTTTATTCAGCCTTTCCACATACTTTTACATCAATGCAAGAACAGTAGATGAGAATCAGGAATAAATATACATACCAGAGAACCAAACCCAATATTCCAAAAATGCTCATTCCGAACCTCCAAAACCCCATCAAGAGTGGAAacctacatttatataaaataaataaaaacaataaacttttttattatacatataaCAAAGCCATAATAAAAAGGGCTTTGCAATTCTCTGTTAACAGCACAGTAACATCAGAAACCACCCTTTCAGGGAGTTTCTGTATACACAGCAATCCAAAGTCACAAATGAAGGTGGACTCTGTctgtctaattatttattttttgaagataCTTTCTTTATACAGGACATATCTATTGTGATCAAATCTTCTCTTATTACTTGTTTTTAGAGTTTAGAAGCAAAAGTAAATTCAATGAGCCAGATAGCCTGGGGACCATTTTACCAGGTCATAATTATGTGATCTTTAATGTCTACAAgtgtacttaattttttttttcaacaataattTCGCTTACCTCTCTCAGTAGTTTATCCAGCTGACCAATAACATGAGCCGGCgttgtctgaaagaaaaaagggTCATTATATTGTGATCTTTAGATATGTTATGGAAGCAAGTATCACAAACAGATGGTGTGTAGGAATTGtttcacacacacatttcattttttagcCTCACAGTGTACGTATGATGGctacatagttttttttaaataaaaaatttttatataaattaaaattatatactatatatatatatatatatatatatattatatatatcatatattatacctatatatatgtgtattgacACACACAGAATTACACCAAAACATGACCAAAACATTAAATGTGGCACATTGTGGTCACAAAACtgctcatttttatttcactaatAAAGAGACAGAGAACCATCGCACACAGGTGTGCACCAAATTtgaagggatggaaataagactcccattgtacagCAGCCAGACCCATTCCTGGtattactatgagtttaataagacagatctgagcttgttacctatacagtgTGGCTAATCAATTATAGTAAAACCTGGTacggatgaaactgctatgcagtcttatttccatctctgctgtTCTCAAATCAGTACAAAATCAATATCTAGAAGTCTGACATAAATATGCATGACACTTATTTGTGTGATAAAGCATTCTTACCTGAAGCAGCACTTTTCCACTATAGACACTCATAGGGTACATGGTGCCAAAAGTCATTACAGCAATGGCAATAGCTGAAGCAGTGTCCACTGCACAATAGTTACTGTAAGTAAAACAACAAGGACTTCATTAGTATGTCTAAGATCAGGCATGAATCGACTTATAATTCCAAGAattttcaattaaatgtatttattaaaatacgaAACCAGGAAAACTTCTTGGGATTCAACAatcctacataaaaaataaaaaagcatggatTATAATCTTGGGGaaccccaaaaatatatatatatatatatatatatatatatatatatatatatatatatatatatatatatatattatatatagataaattataattaaatgtgAAACACATAGATGAAATTAATTTAGTGCTGtggttaatttaataaacactttGTTTATATAAGGAATATCAAAACGTGATTGTGGATAACAATAAAAATCAGCTTTATAACAGTTTCAATTAcaatactgtagctttaaaaaaagcGTGGGACTTTTAATGAAGTCTATAAACTCTAGAGTAGAAAACCTGTGAAAAGCTCTTGTGACAGTACAGTGTTTAAGATTAGTGGCTTAAGAAACTCCTGTTTGATATGTACAGCATGACTAACATAACCCCTGCATGCTAacataaacaaacagcacaaagCTGTGTAAAACAGTTTTATGAAAAAAGTGTAGACACAAAAAGTCTATAGAACATAGAATCCAGAGCCTTAGAATTTAGCTTTTTATGGTCAGAGTCCGCTTAAGTTattttcagacagaaaaaaaaaaatagtgtagctAGGTTCTCTTTCCAAGAAAATATCACAGCTCCATACATTTGAATCAACGTACTTAATTTCAATTAGCATGTATGTGATACAGAGAGCCACTGCCCCTGCCAGGTCTATCAACACGAAGGGATTCATGCGCGGCAACAGAATACTGCTCAGGCCGGggattattccacacaaactgtAAAACAGATTGAAAAAAGGTGTTGTTAATACAAAACATCATCAGTAAAACTTGGTTGCATTGTTTTGCTTTCTCAGTATAA
The Polyodon spathula isolate WHYD16114869_AA chromosome 5, ASM1765450v1, whole genome shotgun sequence DNA segment above includes these coding regions:
- the slc30a6 gene encoding zinc transporter 6 translates to MASESSSTYPAGLPYSNVGDYYPRKFGPKPDVVPSGVTERKNIPLDKPDMVALDVINIPEPDVPLHRKKQETDTYVLGTIHPFRKSQRSFYGKFVQEFRLVTGDRRSWKILLFGFLNLMCTGLLLMWCSSTNSMALTAYTYLIIFDLFRLITCLISSWVTMKKSSPVYSFGFERFEVLAVFASTVLAQLGALFILKESVERFVEQPEIHTGRLLVGTFVALCFNLLTMLSVKNKPFVYVSEAASTSWLQEHVADLSRSLCGIIPGLSSILLPRMNPFVLIDLAGAVALCITYMLIEINNYCAVDTASAIAIAVMTFGTMYPMSVYSGKVLLQTTPAHVIGQLDKLLREVSTLDGVLEVRNEHFWNIGFGSLAGSVHVRIRRDANEQMVLAHVTNRLHTLVSTLTVQIFKDDWTRPSLATGPLPAGMLNLSEYSSLLAVPPVKPTGDLNPVTSTPAKPSSPPPEFSFNTPGKNVNPVILPSTQPARPYGVGLAYGAVPYSSTFSQGLGRPGSGLGMGIGTAQAFRTGFGNVPGRYGTITQGQFSQYKP